One region of Carya illinoinensis cultivar Pawnee chromosome 8, C.illinoinensisPawnee_v1, whole genome shotgun sequence genomic DNA includes:
- the LOC122318986 gene encoding V-type proton ATPase subunit c1-like, which produces MSHGDETAPFFGFLGAAAALVFSCMGAAYGTAKSGVGVASMGVMRPELVMKSIVPVVMAGVLGIYGLIIAVIISTGINPKAKPYYLFDGYAHLSSGLACGLAGLSAGMAIGVVGDAGVRANAQQPKLFVGMILILIFAEALALYGLIVGIILSSRAGQSRAE; this is translated from the exons ATGTCTCACGGTGATGAGACCGCTCCATTCTTTGGCTTCCTGGGTGCTGCCGCTGCCCTCGTCTTCTCCT GTATGGGAGCTGCGTACGGAACTGCAAAGAGTGGGGTAGGCGTGGCGTCGATGGGTGTGATGAGGCCGGAGCTGGTGATGAAGTCTATTGTGCCAGTGGTCATGGCTGGAGTGTTGGGTATCTACGGTCTTATCATTGCCGTCATCATCAGCACCGGGATTAACCCTAAGGCCAAACCCTATTACCTCTTCGATGGCTACGCACATCTCTCCTCCGGTCTCGCTTGTGGCCTCGCCGGCCTCTCTGCCGGCATGGCTATTGGAGTCGTTGGTGACGCCGGTGTTCG AGCAAATGCACAACAACCAAAGCTCTTTGTTGGGATGATCCTCATTCTtatttttgctgaagcattGGCACTCTATGGTCTTATTGTCGGCATCATCCTCTCTTCCCGAGCTGGTCAGTCAAGAGCTGAATGA
- the LOC122318143 gene encoding kinesin-like protein KIN-7C: MQGEFSSWSGQEERIFVSVRVRPLNEKEIAANNVSDWECVDGNTIRFKQALPDRAMGPTTYTFDRVFGSDSLTKQVYEEGAKEIALSALGGINSSIFAYGQTGSGKTYTMTGITEYAIADIYNYMHMHKEREFVLKFSGMEIYNEAVRDLLRSDSAPLRLLDDPEKGTVVERLAEITLKDRNHLHELLSMCEAERKVGETFLNETSSRSHQILRLTIESSAREYERSENASILVSQMNFVDLAGSERVSQTLSAGARLKEGCHISLLTLGTVIRKLSKGRHGHIPFRDSKLTRILQNSLGGNARTAIICTISPARCHVDQSRNTLLFGSCAKEVTSYPKVNLLMSSKALVKQPQREMGRMEIEFMKSLAPNSITYDVISIMKEKDLRIAKMNQEIKELTRQYEMAQSWVGSIQQSTGDEQVLRMDECPIFHSSQLVNPRFLGLVPRTHGFSKDFCRPSARSFNKQYPQQFAENHEDNFLLDENLEGNFLLDENFEDNFLLDAGTVGPDPYECLDWTAQMADSECEDDWKEVRCIDVEELRMDRKVEAPLSLPGPEEKFGHLPLTEVMNEDGVTSPKKGPTEATNGDVATSLMKVSKEAMNEDAISSPQKRSKMVMHEEAVSFPENGAQDLSDVNVDYVYDDLKQRIQRMQKAIDCLISFCPSEDAPRYSDAYMFRSRRPTLLRSRSCRAVLVTIPPTGFEDFPRSPEHPQKINSAPRFCVSDEYFSRKDSLKSLKSFYIEAQNRNKSDSELDAFAGLNEAKTTSVKRSDDMVQRAVHNMNDAKDNVNEISLAEQEGSLQSTLNRLSKFERQRGEIIELWDACNVPLVHRTYFFLLFKGDPSDCVYMEVEFRRLSFLKDTFSHGASMKDKSGTLTKASSAKALDQERKMLCRKMHKFTKKQRKRLYRKWGINLKSKRRSLQLAYRIWKDTKDMNHIWNSAALVASLVGLENPSQVCRTIFGLGFLSLRESHKSSIWKHSFPSLS; the protein is encoded by the exons ATGCAAGGGGAATTTTCGAGCTGGAGTGGACAAGAAGAGAGAATTTTCGTTTCGGTGAGGGTGAGGCCTTTGAATGAGAAAGAAATCGCGGCGAACAATGTTTCCGACTGGGAATGCGTCGATGGCAACACCATCCGATTCAAGCAAGCCCTGCCGGACCGGGCCATGGGTCCCACTACTTATACTTTCG ATCGAGTATTTGGGAGTGACAGCCTCACAAAGCAGGTGTACGAAGAAGGAGCCAAGGAGATTGCCCTTTCTGCACTCGGTGGTATTAACT CAAGCATTTTTGCATATGGGCAAACCGGCAGTGGAAAGACATACACTATGACTGGAATCACTGAATATGCAATAGCAGATATATACAACTACATGCATATG cataaagaaagagaatttgTGTTGAAGTTCTCTGGCATGGAGATCTATAATGAGGCCGTCAGAGACCTTCTGAGGTCAGACAGTGCTCCACTTCGACTTCTAGATGATCCAGAG AAAGGTACTGTTGTTGAGAGACTCGCAGAGATCACTTTGAAAGACCGGAACCATCTGCATGAACTCCTTTCCATGTGTGAAG CTGAAAGGAAGGTAGGAGAAACCTTTCTGAATGAAACTAGTTCCAGATCCCATCAAATTTTGCGACTG ACAATTGAAAGCTCTGCTCGTGAATATGAACGCTCAGAAAATGCAAGCATTCTTGTATCTCAAATG AATTTTGTTGATCTTGCTGGAAGTGAGCGTGTGTCTCAGACATTATCAGCTGGTGCAAGATTGAAAGAAGGTTGCCACATAAGTTTACTGACTCTGGGAACTGTAATCCGCAAATTAAG CAAGGGAAGACATGGGCATATTCCCTTTAGGGACTCTAAGCTAACACGCATTCTACAGAACTCCCTTGGTGGCAATGCCAGGACAGCCATAATCTGCACCATAAGCCCTGCCCGCTGTCACGTTGACCAATCAAGAAACACCCTCTTGTTTGGGAGTTGTGCTAAAGAAGTGACTTCTTACCCAAAGGTCAATCTGTTGATGTCCAGTAAGGCATTGGTAAAGCAACCGCAAAGAGAAATGGGTAGAATGGAGATCGAGTTCATGAAGAGCTTAGCACCAAATTCCATCACATATGATGTCATCTCCATAATGAAGGAGAAAGATCTCAGGATTGCGAAG ATGAATCAAGAGATTAAAGAATTGACTCGGCAATATGAGATGGCTCAGTCTTGGGTTGGGAGTATACAACAATCTACTGGAGATGAACAGGTTTTAAGAATGGATGAATGTCCTATATTCCATTCATCACAACTAGTCAATCCTCGTTTTCTCGGTCTTGTTCCCAGGACACACGGTTTTTCTAAAGATTTTTGCAGACCAAGTGCACGCAGTTTCAACAAGCAGTACCCCCAACAGTTTGCTGAGAATCATGAAGACAACTTTCTGCTGGATGAGAATCTTGAAGGCAACTTTCTACtggatgagaattttgaagacAACTTCCTGCTGGATGCCGGTACCGTTGGCCCTGATCCATACGAGTGTTTGGATTGGACTGCTCAAATGGCTGATTCAGAATGTGAAGATGACTGGAAGGAAGTTCGATGCATCGACGTGGAGGAATTACGAATGGATAGAAAAGTAGAGGCCCCTCTGTCCTTACCTGGTCCTGAAGAAAAATTTGGACACTTACCCTTGACAGAGGTCATGAATGAAGATGGTGTAACATCCCCAAAGAAGGGACCTACGGAGGCAACGAATGGAGATGTTGCAACATCCCTAATGAAGGTATCTAAGGAGGCTATGAATGAAGATGCAATATCATCTCCACAGAAACGATCTAAGATGGTCATGCATGAAGAAGCAGTATCATTCCCTGAGAATGGAGCTCAAGATTTGAGTGATGTCAATGTAGATTACGTTTATGATGATCTAAAGCAAAGAATTCAGAGGATGCAAAAGGCTATCGACTGTCTTATTAGTTTCTGTCCGTCAGAGGATGCTCCTAGATATTCTGATGCTTATATGTTCCGCTCTAGAAGGCCAACATTGCTTAGAAGCAGAAGTTGCAGGGCAGTTCTCGTGACTATTCCACCTACTGGATTTGAGGACTTCCCTAGAAGTCCAGAACACCCACAAAAAATTAATTCCGCACCGAGGTTTTGTGTTAGCGATGAATATTTTTCTAGAAAAGATTCTCTAAAGTCTCTCAAGAGTTTTTACATAGAAGCACAGAACAGAAACAAGTCTGATTCAGAGCTGGATGCTTTTGCTGGACTGAATGAAGCCAAAACTACATCTGTTAAACGATCTGATGATATG GTGCAAAGGGCCGTACACAACATGAATGATGCCAAAGACAACGTAAACGAGATTAGCTTGGCTGAACAAGAGGGTAGTTTGCAGTCAACCTTAAACAGGCTCTCCAAATTTGAGAGGCAGAGAGGTGAAATAATTGAACTCTGGGATGCGTGCAATGTACCATTGGTCCACAGAACCTATTTCTTCCTTTTATTCAAAGGTGATCCTTCAGACTGCGTGTATATGGAAGTAGAGTTCAGACGGTTGTCCTTTCTGAAGGACACTTTTTCGCATGGAGCTAGCATGAAGGATAAGAGTGGAACTCTCACGAAAGCTTCAAG CGCGAAGGCTCTTGATCAGGAAAGGAAAATGTTGTGCAGGAAAATGCATAAGTTCACAAAAAAGCAACGAAAACGGCTTTACCGGAAGTGGGGTATTAATCTGAAATCAAAGCGGAGGAGCCTACAATTAGCATACCGCATATGGAAGGACACGAAAGACATGAACCATATATGGAACAGTGCTGCCCTCGTTGCAAGCTTGGTGGGGTTAGAGAACCCAAGTCAAGTCTGCAGGACGATTTTTGGACTCGGTTTCTTATCCCTACGGGAATCCCATAAATCCTCTATATGGAAACACAGTTTTCCATCTCTCTCGTAA
- the LOC122274345 gene encoding uncharacterized protein LOC122274345: protein MRWHKEQRVTDDTSMRHPADSESWKTFDQAHPRFARDARNVRLGLASDGFNPFNNLAKPYSIWPVILVPYNLPPWLCMKDMFFMTSLIIPGPKSPGNDIDVYLQPFIDELLELWSHGVPTYDASTKEMFMLHAALLWTINDFPAYGNLSGWSTKGKMACPSCNAQTDSNWLKYGRKHCYMGHRRLLPRDHIWRTRKGLFNGKEDLRMPPTMVEGADLLTQLQMLGDIQFGKSCRKRKRTAEELNWTKKSIFFKLPYWSTLRLRHNLDVMHIEKNISENILGTLMNIPGKTKDNTNSRRDLEILGFRKELHLKREGERVTMPHAAYTLHGDERNKFCAWLAEVKYPDGFAANITHCVSVRDSKISGLKSHDHHVLLQSLLPTAVGGFLKRDIALALTELSSFFKELCARTLDVNRLSKLQLDIVTILCKLEMIFPPSFFDVMVHLAVHLPHEAIIGGPVQYRWMYPFERFLGKFKRYVKNKARPEGSIAEAWVHIECLTFCSMYLQDVETKFNRPDRNIDGVEEESIDGEHYEKCKVSNPNSIERTQQTEFPIWFKQRVLDQRSKNPLDVSPDLYALACGPDRWIASYAACIINGKRFHTKSRELRRRSQNSGVLVTGDQDTDNVDFYGVINDVVELHYMGGRRVYLFSCDWFDVGDKKRGVRVDDHLTSLNMNRTWYKDEPYVLACQASQCFYIRDLREKGNWYVVQKYNNRNVYDIPPVPRVLESIDGESSDDDAYQENESAYDYPLLHCDACPVSTPLSRTDIEPSLIEPRDQMESGGNSRILGDFIDDAMAPSGSGDAYGDWEYSDDDEPSTEEESDSE, encoded by the exons ATGAGATGGCATAAGGAGCAGCGGGTCACCGATGACACTAGTATGagacatcctgctgactctgagTCTTGGAAGACATTTGATCAAGCTCACCCCAGATTTGCTAGGGATGCTCGCAATGTGCGGCTCGGTTTGGCAAGCGACGGATTTAATCCATTCAACAATCTGGCTAAACcttatagcatttggccagtgatTCTTGTCCCGTATAACTTACCGCcgtggttatgcatgaaagacatGTTCTTCATGACATCCCTCATTATCCCTGGTCCAAAATCACCaggaaatgatattgatgtttaTTTGCAACCGTTCATTGATGAGTTACTTGAACTCTGGTCACATGGGGTACCTACATATGATGCATCTACTAAGGAAATGTTCATGTTACATGCTGCCTTattgtggacaatcaatgactttcccGCCTATGGAAATCTATCTGGGTGGTCAACAAaagggaaaatggcatgtccgtCTTGCAATGCACAAACAGATTCCAACTGGTTGAAGTATGGTAGGAAGCATTGTTACATGGGACATCGACGCCTCTTACCGAGAGATCACATTTGGCGAACGAGAAAAGGGTTGTTTAACGGTAAAGAAGATCTTCGCATGCCCCCAACAATGGTTGAAGGAGCGGATCTTTTAACTCAATTACAAATGCTTGGAGATATTCAATTTGGAAAATCTTGTAGGAAGAGGAAACGCACTGCAGAGGAGTTGAACTGGACTAAGAAAAGCATCTTCTTCAAACTACCTTATTGGTCAACTTTGCGGCttagacataatctagatgttatgcatattgagaagaatatttctgAGAACATTTTGGGCACTCTTATGAACATTCCTGGCAAGACAAAAGATAATACTAATTCACGGCGTGATCTAGAGATCTTGGGCTTCAGAAAGGAATTACATTTGAAACGTGAAGGTGAGCGTGTTACAATGCCACATGCAGCATACACATTACATGGAGATGaaaggaataaattttgtgcGTGGCTTGCTGAGGTTAAATATCCAGATGGGTTCGCTGCCAATATCACTCATTGTGTATCTGTACGGGATTCCAAAATCTCAGGGCTCAAAAGCCATGACCATCATGTTTTGTTGCAATCACTACTTCCTACTGCTGTGGGGGGGTTCTTAAAGAGGGATATTGCGttggctttgactgaacttagtagtttcttcaaagagttgtgtGCCCGAACACTAGATGTGAATCGTCTATCAAAGCTTCAACTCGATATCGTCACCATTTTAtgcaaattggagatgatatttcctccatcttttttcgATGTTATGGTCCACCTAGCTGTACACTTACCCCATGAGGCCATTATCGGAGGTCCAGTTCAATATCGGTGGATGTACCCGTTTGAGAGGTTTCTCGGGAAATTCAaacggtatgttaagaataaagcccgtCCGGAGGGTTCAATAGCGGAAGCCTGGGTTCACATTGAGTGTTTGACATTTTGCTCCATGTATCTCCAAGATGTGGAGACGAAGTTTAATCGACCAGATCGCAACATTGATGGTGTTGAAGAGGAGAGTATAGATgg GGAACACTATGAGAAATGCAAGGTGTCAAACCCGAATTCTATAGAGCGCACCCAACAAACTGAGTTTCCCATTTGGTTCAAGCAACGT GTTCTGGACCAGCGTAGCAAGAATCCACTTGATGTGTCCCCAGATTTGTATGCGTTAGCTTGCGGACCTGATCGGTGGATTGCATCATATGCGGCTTGTATTATAAATGGTAAACGGTTCCATACGAAGTCTCGTGAACTTCGCCGACGTTCACAAAATTCCGGGGTGTTGGTAACTGGTGACCAAGATACTGATAATGTAGACTTTTATGGTGTTATCAATGATGTTGTGGAGTTACACTACATGGGGGGTCGTAGAGTATACTTGTTCAGctgtgattggtttgatgttggtgacAAAAAACGGGGGGTACGAGTAGACGATCATTTAACTAGTCTCAATATGAATAGGACTTGGTATAAAGACGAACCATATGTGTTGGCATGCCAGGCTTCCCAGTGTTTTTACATTAGGGATCTAAGGGAGAAAGGGAATTGGTATGTTGTGCAGAAGTACAATAATAGGAATGTGTATGATATTCCACCAGTGCCGAGGGTTTTAGAAAGCATTGATGGCGAATCGAGTGACGATGATGCCTATCAAGAGAATGAGTCTGCATATGACTATccacttttgcattgtgatgcatgtccagtgtcaactccacttAGTAGGACTGATATAGAACCTTCCCTTATTGAGCCACGAGACCAGATGGAGTCGGGTGGTAATAGCAGaattttgggagattttattgATGACGCTATGGCTCCATCTGGttctggagatgcttatggtgaTTGGGAATATTCAGATGATGATGAACCATCCACCGAGGAAGAGTCTGACTCAGAATAA